The following DNA comes from Hordeum vulgare subsp. vulgare chromosome 3H, MorexV3_pseudomolecules_assembly, whole genome shotgun sequence.
TAGATTTGAGTCCTATAAACTGAAAAGAAGAAAGTATGATAGTGCTATGAGTGTATTCTATAATAAATATGACGATGACCATAGAATCTATAACCACGAACTGACGACCGTCGCTAGTCTTGGTATTTGGTCTCCTCCAGCTTTGAATGCCGACCTCGATAGTGAATTAGTACATGGTACCATACGTCAGCTCCATGACGAGAGCCCTGATCATTTAAAAAATACTACCACTGTAAACtaatttaaaaatatttaaatcattatattaacaatctaaacatttttatattagTTATCAGAAATGGAGTGCATCGACAAGAAGGGATAGATAGAACGATGACAATTTTCTGTTGCACGACGAGTATTCTTTTTGAATGGAGTGGACGGACCGTGTTATTCGCCGCACAGTTTTATTTGGTTGCGGTGTTTTCGCATTATGGCAAAGTATCCTAATACGACTTCACGCACATTTAGGTCGTTTGAAAGGCGTTAGGAGAATATCTAGCCTATGTGTTgttgggcagcttgcttggaCCAAGTACGCAATGACTTTCAAGTGGCACCGTAGAGTCAGATTATGTGAGTTTGTTTTGTCTTTGTTTAAATTGTGTGTAATCATATTTGCATCATGAAAATTGATTACATCACTTTGTTCACATTGTGTAGGATCAGATTGCCTAACATAGAtacaaagacatggaagcttcggaaggtaaattcttcaaactagagcattgttgggagttgctccaaactgcgagaagtggaagttgatcaATAAAGAATCTTTCTTACTCGCCGAAGAAaacaagatcatgtcaatgaaccGTGATGACATAGACGACCTCATCAAAATATGGCATGATATGGCAAATAGAGCGATCTTGAAGAGGAGGATGGAAGACTCTGCTCTATATggtggcatgatatggcaaggagatAGATCTTAATCATTCCATGATATGGCAAGGAGTGAAGTTCGACCAAGATGATGCAAGACCATCTTTTGCGTTTGTCCTACTGAACTTGGCTTTTATTTCCGCGTAAAACTGTGTTATgtttgtttgaatttgaacttatttgtgTGAACTTATGTCAAGTGCGAGAATTGAGTGTTTTCTGTTTACGAGTCGTCACGGCTGTGTCCGAACAGACCCCGcaaagccgacccgtaaaaaaacATATTCAGCGAATATACTTTTATACGGATCCGTTTGAGGGTCTGCATCTGTGTCACCCCGCGCCGGCCCGAACTGCAAACACGTTTTGCGGACCGGcattatgcggggtctgctagagttgctcttacgcCTGCACTACTTACTAGTTAGTGCACGTGGTACAACGTACTGCTAAAAATATTCTCGTCAGCATGATGGACGGTGGagtttaggccctgtttgtttcagaagccccgggactttttttagtcccaacttaaaagtccctagtccctacccatttattgtggtcctgtaacatctcctCGAACTGCaatctctccttttctgtgtcgcaacctcgccgtgcatcaaaaATGAccgggccaagatcatcagcgggctcatctggttcccgttcttcatcctgatcttcttcttcattgtcttccattgcggtaccagcatactcagggaacatatatcggtagttgtcatcatcgttctcttcttcttcatcaccgtcttccatcataacccctctttctccgtgcttggtccaaattgTTCCAAataccccttttagtccctaaaagtccctcctgtttgtctCACATGGAATTTTTTTAGTCCCTGCAACAAAAAATCCCTAGAAACAAACACCCTAGTCGCCGTCCCCTCTTATAATAAACAACATAAAACAATATTAACTACGTACTTATTTTTCATCTCTCTTTCTTTTTGGGATCACATAATAAGCCTAGTCCTTCCCGGGTTCTTTGCTTCCGAGACACTCCCTCGTCCACGCGCACCCACCAGACAAGGAAACGACTGCCCGCTCGCCCGCGCTCGTGAGTGGTGGTGACCATGGACGCGCCGAGGGCCACAGCCGCCAAGCGCAAGCGCACGTCCGCCGCAGACGCAACGCCGGCCACCGTCACCGTCGACGACGACGTGTCCGACGCCGAGGTCGAGGAGTTCTACGCCATCCTCCGCCGCATGCGCGACGCCTCCCGCCGGCTCGTCTCGGGAGCCCGCGAGCAGGCGCCACGCGCGCCGGCGTGGTGCCCCAGCTTCTCCTGGGAGGACTTCGCGCCGCCcgccccgccaccgcctcccccgCAACAGCAGAAGCAGCTGCTGCCCGCCGGCGAGCGCGTTGCCGAGAACGCCACGCCGCCGCGGCTGCCCGTCCGCGGCCTCGACCTCAACGCCGAGCCGGAGCCGGAGGTCACCCCCTCGTAGAGACGCCAGCACGACGACCCCTGGCACGGACGGACGTGGGCGAGCTGGCCGGCGACGTGCTTTCTTTTTTTAGGGAACTGTTCATCATCGTCTATTAATTGCCGTATTACCGGTGGTAATTCGGTACGTATAAACGAAAATTACTACTACTCTTTCTTCAGCTCGTACGTTTGTATGTGATGCCTCTCGCTGTCGTGCTTGTGTGAACAAGGGAGACCTGTAACAAGAGTCCACTGAGGCCCTGTTTGGAATAGCGTATTTGTCTGAAATACACCTGTACAAAAATACAGGCCTCCGTCCGTCGGTTTCGCCGGAAATCACTGCTGACCAGTATAATACATCTATAAATTTACCACCTTCGTATTACAATACATTGAATTCAAGCGCGGCATGAGACAATTCTACTAACATTGCTTCATTATTAGTGCCTGCTTAGCTTCCAAGGTTTTCTAACTAATGCAGCTTTAACCACAGCTCTGCTATTGCCAAGGCCCCATTCGAAAAAACAGATTTGCTATTCCACATGCATTTTTCTTGTTATTCCTTCTTGCTCGAAACATGCTTTCGCCctgctttgtattacaaagcaatcACTTCCCGTACATCCAACGATAGGTGCTGTGACGAAAACAGCACATGCACgcccaaaagaaagaaaaaaaagaaacaaatgccAACACCGACGGATCACCGAAAACGGAGGAGCCCCGCGACCGCTGCGTCCACCGAAGAACACCCACCAAGCTCCTAGACTCCGAGACGccggtaccaatcaacaccttcaagaagggatGCGACGATGACGCCGCTGCTGCTAAGAGATTCCCCCGGTACGCGGCGAAGGGAAAGGAAGGGTAGCCCCGACACCCTCCAAGAAGGTCTGGCGGCACCCGCAGGCGCCACCGCGACGGTGTCGACCAGGCCGACTGGAATTTCTCCCGATCCCAACCTCCACCTCACGCGCATCGGAGCCCGCCACCAAACCGACCACCACCCTGCACCAACACAGACTTGAAGCTTGCACGCCGGCTCACCAGAGCAACGCAAGGAGAGGTCTGTACGACGAGGAAGAGGAGCCGGGgttaagggcatcatcaccaacgGCACGCGGGAGGGCACGACCTCCACCGTCGAGGACGGTAACCGACCGGACGCGATAGCGGGAGCAAACCAGGCCCGTGGCCACAGGCCCGGCCGGGGCTTCAGATCCACGTAAAGCTCCCGCCGTCGCGCTACAGAAAGCACGCCGTCTGTGACACCGCCCCCCGTCCAAGCCGCTCCTCCACACCTTCGCACAGGGAGCATCCTGGCCGCTGCAACACGACCAGTCCGCCCCGCCGCCAAATAGAAGCACCACCACCACGCGCGCTGCCGGCCACCTCCACCAAGGCGCCGGCCCGCCATTGGCCTAGCTGCACCCCCGCCGCACGCCCGCGACGGAAGGGACCAACCGCAACCGCCAAGAGCCCGAAGCCGGACCCCAGCCCCCACCCACACCGTCACCGCCAACCGCCGACCTCACAACGCGCACCCATGGTGGGAGAGACGGAAGGTGTTTCCTTCCGCTCCTAGCCCGACATCAGCCACCTGGCCTGGGTGAACACCCCCACAGTAGGGGGGATCCACGCCTGTGTCCCCCGACAATCATCGTCAACTGTGGGGAGCACGGCCTAGTAGCTGCTGACGGCCACCGCCGAGCAAGCCCCGACATGGTCCACAACTAGCCCGAGACAAACTCACACGCCGCCACAGCCATAATCAGCGTCGTCGATCTGTCCACGGCATAGCAACAACAAGGGTGCCCACTCGGACCGATGACACGAAGGAGCAACAAGAAGGGGCACTAACGCGGCGGCAAACACCACCGCGGACTAGGTCGACCCACTGCCTGTGCACCACCGACCGCCATCCTCTGCCACGGACCAGATCCGCACTGCCACCTGCAGTCCCGGATCGACCGCTGCCAAACGAGGCAGCAGCCCCGTCCCACCGCCGACCGAGAAGTCCCGAGTAGCACCACCGCGACGGGCGCGCGCTGCCTCGCCGGATCTGCACCGGCCACACGCCCCCGTCGCCCCTGAGCACTCGGCCCTGCGCCGTCTGTCATGTCCCGCACCAGATCTGGCCGGGAAGAGGCCAACCGGCCACCACCGAAGCCCTAGCAGCCCACCACGCGCCGACTGCAGCCGCCATCGTCACCGGGGCGCCCaccgccgccgcaccagcccccactaGTAGCCGAGGCCACCGACGACAGCAGGCCCACGCCGCCTGCACACATCCCGCTGGAGGAGCCTCAGGTCCAGATCTGGATCGAGGGCACCCCGCGGCCCCCGCGCACACGCACCCCACCTAACCCGCGTCCGTCGGCGCCACCGCCCAGGGAGCCGCCACCGAGCCGCGACGCCCCGcaccgccgcgccgcgccgccccgcctagCTGCGCGCCTCCGCCCGAAGAGGCTGTCCTGCGCCAGCACCCGCCGAGAGGAAGGGATGGGAGGCCCCGCCGCCACCGATGCCGGCCGGGCTTTGCTCGGCGGCGcgagccggcggcggcgggggagggaaaggggaggaggagggctggGGACGGTGGAGTGTGCTAtcgccccgccccccccccctcgcgggAGCGGGCAGGGCCTTCGCGAGAGACCTCCCTTTCTTGATCGTCGAgtactgttgttcttgttgttcctttGCTCGCGCGACAACCATGTACTGTAGATGCTAGTTGGGGCCGGCCCTTTTCGTTTGTTTTCATGAATGTGGTGCATACACACACGTGTTGGAGCTGGCTCACCACTGtgtttttctttcttgtttttctcttcctttttcaTTTATGTGTTCCAAATTCATAAACTTTTTCACTTCATGATTTTCTTATTTTtaaccttttatttttttccttgtcttttattttttttcttaattCATGACCTTTTCTTGTCAGTGTTTTTGACTCGTAATTGGGTTTAGTTTTTCTTGTCTGAGTTGTAAGTCCATTCTTAATTTGCAACttagtttcttttttgtttcagtTGTAAATCCATtctcgtctcgcaactcaggtccAACACTTTTTGTCCCAGTTGCAAGTTTATCCATGGCTCTCAACTAGAGCCTAATCTATTTTTGTTCCAGTTGTAAGTCCATATTTGACTCACAAATCGGGGCCCGACCTTTTTTCCGAGTTACGAGTCCACACTCGACTTGTAATTGGGGTCCGAGTTTTTTTTTTTCCAGTTGCAAGTGCATACGTGACTCTCGCAACCGGGGCTCGATCTTCTTTTTCTCCGAATTGTAATCACACCCTCGACTCACGTTTGGGGCCCAAATCTTATTTTTGTCTTAGTTGTAGTTCCGGCCTTAACTCGCATTTGGGGTCCAACACTTTTTTCCTGTCTCAATTGCAAGTCCATCATCAATTCGCAAATAAAACCAAATCTTTCCCCCTAGTTCCAAGTCCATCCTCGATTTGCAACTGGGCCCCGAGAATATGTTTATCCTACTTGCAAGTCCACCCTCGACTCACAACTTCGATCTAACCTTTTATGTTTCAGTAGCAAGTTGACGCTCGACTCACAACTAGGGTCCGACAAATTTTTTTTGCAGTTGCAATCTCACTCACAACTCGTAACTAGGGCCCAATCATTTTTTTGTCCCAGTTGCAGTTCCACCTCGACTCGCAACTAGGACCCgaccttttattttttattttttatttaatttCTAAAAAAATGTTTTCCAATTTATGATTTCTTTAAAAGTTatgttttttttctatttttgttactTTTTTGGTTATTACTATTTTTTTATCTTtgtttctttcttggttttctttGTCTCTTTCTTGGGTtttactacttccattttttgtattggtTCCTTGTTTTTAAAATACAGAAAAGtattaaaacaaaaaaaataaaaaaaaccataaaaaaattgaacCAAAAAAGAGAATTTGTTTTTACAAAACAACTCATACTACGTACGCTAGCGTATAAGGATTAGCGACCACTGCCATAGATTGAGCGAGCATGAGAGGAGCGCTGGGCCTAGCCCATGTGAACGATTGCTTATCGAACACAATAAGTGTTGTACAACAAAGTTCATAAAAAAGAGACAAGGTCCAAATGACAACAgccaaaaagaaaaacaataaataaaacaaacCCAAATATATTACCTCAGTGTTGATGTCATACTTAGATGTGAGGTAATATCTCACATCAAAATGTATGATAGACAAATTAAAGACATAGGAATTTTGGAGGATACGATCCATGTATGA
Coding sequences within:
- the LOC123439187 gene encoding protein NEGATIVE REGULATOR OF RESISTANCE-like, with protein sequence MDAPRATAAKRKRTSAADATPATVTVDDDVSDAEVEEFYAILRRMRDASRRLVSGAREQAPRAPAWCPSFSWEDFAPPAPPPPPPQQQKQLLPAGERVAENATPPRLPVRGLDLNAEPEPEVTPS